Within the Pseudomonas sp. SL4(2022) genome, the region GCTGGCCGATGGCGTGCGCTCGGCCCTGCGCGGCCAGATGCAGGTCAAGCAATGGCTGCAGCCTTACCCCTGGGGCGCGTTGTGGAGCATTGTGCCGACCCCTGCTGCATCGCCAGATGCACCGGATGCCACGGACCTGCGCCAGTGGTACCGCGACTGCGCGCAGATGTTCGGTATCATGCCCACTGGGCGTACCCACCTGAATCGTGAGCAGGCGCTGAGCAGTCTGTTCTGGAGCCTGCCGGTGGCGCAGTTCGGTGCCTGGCGTGAAGCCGGTTTAGCGGCTTGGAAAGCCCAGGTGCTGCAACTAGCGGGCAACGCTGCCGAACCCTTTGTTGAACTGATCGAATGTCCCGAGCAGCTGAGCCAGGCGGTGTATGCCGATGTGCGCATGCAGCAGTGGCACGACGGGCGGGTGATCGCCATCGGCGACTGCGCTCACGCCATGAGTCCACAACTGGGCCAGGGCGCGAATATGGCGCTGGTGGATGCGGCCGCCTTGTCCGCCGCAATCACCACACAACGCCCCCCAAACGACTGCGACTGGTCAGCGGTGTTCGCCGCCTACGCCAGCAGCCGGCGTGATCACCTGCGTTATTACCGCCAAGCCAGCCGTTTGCTCACCCCGCTGTTCCAATCCCACAGCCGCAGCCTGGCCTGGCTGCGCGACAGTGTGTTGTTGCTGGCGCGGCACAACCCGCTAGGCCGCGCGCATGCGGTCAGTACCCTGGTAGGTGGGCGCAGTGGTTGGTTACTGAAGGGTGCCGAGCGGCCGTTGCAGGTCTGGAATGGCCAGCCTGAGGCATGGGGTTTAGATGAACGTGCGACCTCCCCAAATACTGCGCAGATGTCGGTGACCTGAGCCGTATGTGACCGGCCGCGAGTGCTGCACGCTTTGTTAATCTACTGGCTCATTTTAATTTGTCGCGAGGGACCGCCGTGTCGTTCCGTGTTGTGCTGAGTGGCCGGGCATTGCCCGGGGTTACGCCTGAGCAGATTGCTCAGCATCTACAGACGCAGCTGAAGTTCTCCGAGTCCCAGGTAAAGGCCCTTTTGCCGCCAGCACGGCGGGTGGTCAAAAGTGGTCTGGATAAGCCCAGTGCTGAGCGCTGGTGCAGTCGTTTGCAGCAGGCGGGCCTGGCTGTTGCGGTCGAGGAAGTTGCTGCGCCTGCGGCGGTCGACCCTCTGACGGTTTTGCAGGAACTAGCCCAGAAGGGCCTTAAGCGTGCCCGTCCCAGCCCGGCCTATGCCCTGCAGCTGTTTCTGGTCACGCTCTGCTGCCTGCTGGTGCCGACGCTTTATGCGGGGTTGGTGATTGGCTTGGGCGTGGGGCTTACCTGGTATCTGATGCATATCCACGAGTACCTGGGTGGCTTGCGTAATATCTGGGTGCTGCTTTGCGTCTATGGCATACCCGCGATCAGTGGCGGCATTCTGCTGCTCTTTATGGCGCGGCCATTCTTTCTTCCTAGTCCGCGTGGTGATGAAGCGCTGGTACTGGATCTGGCTCGCGAGCCTCGTTTGCAGTTGGTGATCAGCCAGTTGTGTCAGGCGATTGGCCTGCGCCCACCGGTGGCAGTGCAGTTGTCCAATGAAGTGAATGCCAGCGTGCATTTCGAGAATGGCTGGAGCGGATTCTTCTCTGGCCGCAAGGTGCTGACCATTGGCATGCCACTGGTTGCCGGGATGAGCGTGCAGCAGTTTGTCGGCGTACTGGGGCACGAGTTTGGCCACTTTGCTCAGCGGCTGGGCATGCGCTGTAACTTCCTGGTCAACTCGGTCAATGCCTGGCTGGAAGTTCGCAGCAATAGCCGCGACCCTTGGGATGATCGCCTGCAGGAATGGCAGGAGAACGATCCCTGGTGGATTCTGCAGCTGGCAATCTGGGTGGCGCAGCAGGGTATCGAGTTGTCGCGGCTGTTGATGCGTGGCTGTTTCTGGCTGAGCTTTCGCCTGTCCCGCTCGCTTTCGCGGCAGATGGAGTTCGACGCCGACCGCTACGAGAGTTTGCTGGCTGGTAGTGCGGCATTTCGTGGCAGTGCCTTGCAGCTGCGTGCGCTGTCCTGGGCCTGGCGTGAAGTGGATCAGCAGAATGCCCGTACCTGGCGCGAGCGTCGTCTGCTGCGTGATATGCCGCACGCCACTGCTGAGAAGACCTCCAGCATGAGCCAGGCCACTCGGCAGCAGATGGAGCAGAGCCTTGATGAGGGCAGTACCCGCTACTGGCACACGCACCCTGCCGATTTGGCGCGTATCCAGCACAGTGAAGCCCTGCAGGCACCCGGCTATTTGCTTGATGCCCGCCCGGCAGCCGTTCTGTTCGAGCACTTCGCCGAGCATTGTCAGCGTGTCACCCAGGCGTATTACGCGGAGCTGGGGCTGGACTATGACGAGCAGCAGTTGCAGGACAGCCAACAGATTTTCCAGATCAGTGCCCAGCGCGAAGACGCGCTGGACCAACTCTGGGAGTGGACCGGCCGGCAGTGGCGTAATCTACCCTGGCTGGCCTTGCACCAGCCGGTTCAGGCGGCCCATGCCGAGCTGCCTGGGCAAGCGG harbors:
- a CDS encoding FAD-dependent oxidoreductase, translated to MKGLPIAIVGAGTAGLATALFLARQGFSVRLLERVAELQPVGAGVLLQPSGLAVLQQLGLFAECSGLGAAVSRLYGTSANGRVILDTRYAHWQPGSFGMGIHRSVLLTALLNAARQAGVQIETGVHISRFSQHGRYVQLYRQDEQGVEQPFGDFAALVLADGVRSALRGQMQVKQWLQPYPWGALWSIVPTPAASPDAPDATDLRQWYRDCAQMFGIMPTGRTHLNREQALSSLFWSLPVAQFGAWREAGLAAWKAQVLQLAGNAAEPFVELIECPEQLSQAVYADVRMQQWHDGRVIAIGDCAHAMSPQLGQGANMALVDAAALSAAITTQRPPNDCDWSAVFAAYASSRRDHLRYYRQASRLLTPLFQSHSRSLAWLRDSVLLLARHNPLGRAHAVSTLVGGRSGWLLKGAERPLQVWNGQPEAWGLDERATSPNTAQMSVT
- a CDS encoding M48 family metallopeptidase produces the protein MSFRVVLSGRALPGVTPEQIAQHLQTQLKFSESQVKALLPPARRVVKSGLDKPSAERWCSRLQQAGLAVAVEEVAAPAAVDPLTVLQELAQKGLKRARPSPAYALQLFLVTLCCLLVPTLYAGLVIGLGVGLTWYLMHIHEYLGGLRNIWVLLCVYGIPAISGGILLLFMARPFFLPSPRGDEALVLDLAREPRLQLVISQLCQAIGLRPPVAVQLSNEVNASVHFENGWSGFFSGRKVLTIGMPLVAGMSVQQFVGVLGHEFGHFAQRLGMRCNFLVNSVNAWLEVRSNSRDPWDDRLQEWQENDPWWILQLAIWVAQQGIELSRLLMRGCFWLSFRLSRSLSRQMEFDADRYESLLAGSAAFRGSALQLRALSWAWREVDQQNARTWRERRLLRDMPHATAEKTSSMSQATRQQMEQSLDEGSTRYWHTHPADLARIQHSEALQAPGYLLDARPAAVLFEHFAEHCQRVTQAYYAELGLDYDEQQLQDSQQIFQISAQREDALDQLWEWTGRQWRNLPWLALHQPVQAAHAELPGQAVIDELRRLSPEITHAWTQAEAHEEQRVALAWCGELQRNGVTSRLSDSEAFDPAKHLPLYRQIDECKTPAQLQLLQAASLYRRRLELSLAGATTALRETARLALQLSKLYVDYARLLEARELAERFLDGYQQNPDSLTERLSQDALVRYQDLALRLLKTADQIPQTLLDGSSLGGYLRLRCPRLNAQAGEPVDFLRNSATLIDSLAYAHRRAMADLASYALQREREQGLRGIRLVLKVGDPG